The Pseudolabrys sp. FHR47 genome contains a region encoding:
- a CDS encoding amidohydrolase has translation MTASVMACEAVRPGSAIAETVSLQDMAAQLRKNLPRATIFRAKEIVTLDPARPTATAVAVIDDRIVAVGSVDDLKAKAGNQPFAIDETFADKVIVPGFVAQHDHPFLTALTMTAEIIAIEDWVLPSGTVPAAKNADEYRKRLIEANARLKDPGETLVTWGYHHIFHGKLTRSDLDNISRTRPLIVWHRSCHELIVNTKALETFGIDAAFVSSLPASAKEQVNFQEGHFWEQGLFASAPKLLPAIATPDRLRRGLEFMARYYHANGVTVGCEPGGIYSKQLQDAVNTVLSRPETPFRFYFIPDGKSIYAMFPDSAVSEAEKTLSWGSGMTVMVPKQIKLFADGAVYSQLMQLRDPYLDGHHGEWIMDPAVFAKAFQIFWNADYQIHIHVTGDAGVDMILDNIEANMRRHPRYDHRTVIAHFGVAQKDQVARIKQLGAIVSGNPYYVTALADIYGKQGLGPERADNLARLGDVERAGISYSLHSDMPMAPGQPLFLMHCAVNRVTTSGRVAAPEQRISALSALKAVTIDAAYSLQLENNIGSITPGKLANLTVLADNPLTVDPAKIKDIAVVATVQEGRVLPVN, from the coding sequence GTGACAGCAAGCGTCATGGCTTGCGAGGCGGTTCGTCCCGGTAGCGCTATCGCCGAGACGGTGTCGCTTCAGGACATGGCCGCTCAGCTCAGGAAAAATCTGCCGCGAGCGACGATATTTCGCGCGAAGGAAATCGTCACCCTCGATCCCGCGAGGCCCACGGCCACTGCGGTCGCGGTGATCGACGACCGCATCGTCGCAGTCGGCTCCGTGGACGACTTAAAAGCGAAAGCGGGCAACCAGCCGTTCGCCATCGACGAGACATTCGCCGACAAGGTGATCGTGCCCGGCTTCGTGGCCCAGCACGATCATCCTTTCCTGACCGCCTTGACGATGACCGCGGAAATCATCGCCATCGAGGACTGGGTGTTGCCTTCCGGCACTGTGCCGGCCGCAAAAAATGCCGATGAGTATCGCAAGCGGCTTATCGAAGCGAACGCCAGGCTGAAAGACCCGGGCGAGACTCTGGTGACCTGGGGCTATCACCACATTTTCCACGGTAAACTGACCCGCTCGGATCTCGACAATATCAGCCGCACACGGCCGCTCATCGTCTGGCACCGCTCGTGCCACGAGTTGATCGTCAACACCAAAGCGCTCGAGACTTTCGGCATCGACGCCGCCTTCGTCTCAAGCCTGCCCGCAAGCGCCAAGGAACAGGTGAACTTCCAGGAAGGGCACTTCTGGGAACAGGGTCTGTTTGCCTCGGCCCCGAAACTGCTTCCCGCCATCGCCACGCCCGACCGGCTGCGGCGCGGCCTCGAATTCATGGCGCGATACTATCATGCCAATGGCGTGACCGTCGGCTGCGAGCCCGGCGGAATCTACTCGAAGCAATTGCAGGATGCCGTCAACACGGTCCTGTCCCGGCCGGAAACACCGTTCCGCTTCTATTTCATTCCGGACGGCAAATCGATCTACGCGATGTTCCCCGACAGCGCGGTCAGCGAAGCGGAAAAGACACTGAGCTGGGGCAGCGGCATGACGGTCATGGTGCCGAAGCAAATCAAGCTTTTCGCCGACGGCGCTGTCTATTCCCAGTTGATGCAGCTGCGCGACCCCTATCTCGACGGCCATCATGGCGAATGGATCATGGATCCAGCGGTCTTCGCCAAGGCGTTTCAGATATTCTGGAACGCGGACTATCAGATCCATATCCACGTGACCGGGGACGCCGGGGTCGACATGATCCTCGACAATATTGAAGCAAACATGCGCCGGCATCCGCGCTACGATCACCGCACGGTGATCGCTCACTTCGGCGTCGCGCAAAAGGATCAGGTCGCGCGTATCAAACAACTCGGAGCTATCGTCAGCGGCAATCCTTATTATGTCACGGCGCTGGCGGACATCTACGGCAAGCAGGGCCTCGGACCGGAGCGGGCCGACAACCTGGCGCGTCTGGGCGACGTCGAACGCGCGGGCATTTCATACTCGCTGCATTCCGACATGCCGATGGCGCCCGGCCAACCGCTGTTTCTGATGCACTGCGCGGTAAACCGCGTCACCACATCCGGACGCGTCGCCGCCCCCGAACAACGCATCAGCGCGCTGTCGGCGCTCAAGGCGGTCACAATCGACGCGGCCTATTCGCTGCAGTTGGAGAACAACATCGGAAGCATTACGCCGGGCAAGCTCGCCAACCTCACGGTGCTCGCCGACAATCCGCTGACCGTCGATCCGGCGAAGATCAAGGACATTGCCGTCGTTGCGACCGTCCAGGAAGGACGCGTCCTGCCGGTGAATTAA
- a CDS encoding amidohydrolase, protein MIRSEGVEMCIACAMGEAIFAGVTVNRRGFMQSAGAAALSAGFAAADFSCSEVFAQTAGDKIFTGGPIITMDDRQPSAEAVLVRNGRIAAVGARSQIDRQTQGAAEVVDLKGRTLLPGFFDPHGHVVMVGLQALSANLLPPPDGEGQDIASIQRLMKEWIGKNGRVIERYKLAVGFGYDDSQLKEQRHPTRDDLDAVSKDIPIILVHQSGHLGVANSKTLEVAKISAATKDPKGGVFRRRAGSQEPNGVCEEYAFFQVIGMLASNFDQDAYLAMIKAGTKSYASFGYTTAQEGRAMKATAAMLSKAADMNILPIDVVCYPDIIDSMDAIQPSRQYRNRYRIGGAKLTIDGSPQGKTAWLTKPYFVPPAGRDASYVGYPAITPEQTVNAVDIAFSKGWQILTHTNGDAAIDALMSAISKATAKYGKADRRAVMVHGMTCREDQLDQAKELGIFPSLFPMHTFYWGDWHRTSVLGPERAARISPCGSALRRGMMFTSHHDAPVAKPDSMRVLSATVTRVTRSRFILGPDQRVSVPVALKAMTLWSAYQHFEEASKGSIETGKLADFVILSDNPLTIAPEKLSAIAIEETIKEGTTVHKRA, encoded by the coding sequence TTGATTCGATCAGAGGGCGTCGAGATGTGCATTGCCTGCGCGATGGGAGAGGCGATTTTCGCCGGCGTCACTGTCAACCGGCGTGGCTTCATGCAAAGCGCCGGCGCCGCGGCGTTAAGCGCCGGCTTCGCCGCTGCTGATTTTTCCTGCTCGGAAGTCTTCGCGCAAACCGCCGGCGACAAGATTTTTACCGGCGGCCCGATCATCACCATGGATGACCGCCAGCCCAGCGCCGAGGCGGTGCTGGTCCGTAACGGACGCATTGCCGCCGTTGGCGCGCGCTCGCAAATCGACAGGCAGACACAGGGAGCCGCGGAAGTCGTCGATCTCAAGGGCCGCACCTTGCTGCCCGGTTTCTTCGATCCCCATGGCCATGTCGTCATGGTCGGCTTGCAGGCCTTGTCTGCGAACCTGCTGCCGCCGCCCGACGGCGAAGGCCAGGACATCGCCTCCATTCAGCGCCTGATGAAAGAATGGATCGGCAAGAACGGGCGCGTGATCGAGCGCTACAAGCTCGCGGTCGGTTTCGGCTACGACGACTCCCAGCTCAAGGAGCAGCGGCATCCGACGCGCGACGATCTCGATGCCGTGTCGAAAGACATTCCGATCATTCTCGTTCATCAGTCCGGGCATCTCGGCGTCGCCAACAGCAAGACGCTGGAAGTCGCGAAGATCTCCGCCGCGACCAAGGACCCCAAAGGCGGTGTGTTCCGGCGCCGCGCCGGCAGCCAGGAACCGAACGGGGTGTGCGAGGAATACGCCTTCTTCCAGGTCATCGGCATGCTGGCGTCGAACTTCGACCAAGATGCCTATCTGGCGATGATCAAGGCCGGCACGAAGTCTTACGCCAGCTTCGGATACACCACCGCGCAGGAAGGTCGTGCGATGAAGGCGACCGCCGCCATGCTGAGCAAGGCGGCGGATATGAACATCCTGCCGATCGATGTCGTGTGTTACCCGGATATCATCGACTCGATGGACGCCATCCAGCCGTCGCGGCAGTACCGCAATCGCTATCGCATCGGCGGCGCCAAGCTCACGATCGACGGCTCACCGCAAGGCAAGACCGCCTGGCTGACCAAGCCCTATTTCGTGCCGCCTGCCGGCAGGGATGCCAGCTACGTCGGCTATCCGGCCATCACGCCCGAACAGACGGTCAATGCCGTCGACATTGCTTTCAGCAAAGGCTGGCAGATCCTCACCCATACCAATGGCGACGCCGCGATCGACGCCTTGATGAGCGCCATCAGCAAGGCGACCGCGAAGTACGGCAAGGCCGACCGGCGCGCCGTCATGGTCCACGGCATGACCTGCCGCGAAGACCAGCTCGATCAGGCCAAGGAGCTCGGCATCTTCCCGTCGCTATTTCCCATGCACACCTTCTACTGGGGCGACTGGCACCGCACCTCCGTGCTCGGGCCGGAACGCGCCGCGCGCATCTCGCCATGCGGCTCGGCGTTGCGCCGCGGCATGATGTTCACGTCGCACCATGACGCTCCGGTCGCCAAGCCGGATTCCATGCGGGTCTTGTCGGCGACGGTGACGCGCGTGACCCGCAGCCGATTCATCCTCGGTCCGGATCAACGCGTCAGTGTGCCGGTGGCGCTCAAGGCGATGACCTTGTGGTCGGCCTATCAGCACTTCGAGGAAGCCAGTAAAGGCTCGATCGAAACCGGCAAGCTCGCCGATTTCGTCATCCTTTCCGACAATCCCCTGACCATCGCCCCGGAAAAATTGTCGGCGATCGCGATCGAAGAGACGATCAAGGAGGGCACTACCGTCCACAAGCGCGCCTGA
- the rpmB gene encoding 50S ribosomal protein L28, protein MSWRCDLTGKKPLSGHKVSHSNIKTKRRFMPNLQSVSLTSEILGRTVRARISTNALRTVDHRGGFDAFLLKAKDADLAPNMLALKRQIVKKSAAAKAS, encoded by the coding sequence ATGTCCTGGCGTTGCGATCTGACCGGCAAGAAGCCGCTCTCGGGCCACAAGGTGAGCCACTCGAACATCAAGACCAAGCGGCGCTTCATGCCGAACCTGCAGAGCGTCTCGCTGACCTCGGAGATCCTCGGCCGCACCGTGCGCGCCCGCATCTCGACCAACGCGCTGCGCACCGTCGATCACCGCGGCGGCTTCGATGCCTTCCTGCTCAAGGCCAAGGACGCAGACCTCGCGCCAAACATGTTGGCGCTCAAGCGCCAGATCGTGAAGAAGAGCGCTGCCGCGAAAGCGAGCTGA
- a CDS encoding DUF3108 domain-containing protein codes for MTLAAPVAALCAAFAPGDAGAQARLDARYTASLAGLPIGEGTWQIVIGEGDYSATAKGSTTGLMKAFTGGYGHTITQGTLQAGKPVLSSYTASIQSYKKGNEVSLKVDGGAVKDLKLDPPAETEPERVPVTEASKSGVLDPMTATLVRMTGNGDVMSPEACQRKLPVFDGRLRYDLNLAFKRMDQVKADKGYAGPVVVCSVIFTPVAGYIPTRAAIKYLQEQRNIEIWLAPIGGTRVLVPFRIEGPTPVGRAALEADEFVVTALPPKEPIKASIKPKEKDKPTKAAASETKPTP; via the coding sequence ATGACGCTGGCAGCGCCTGTGGCGGCGCTGTGCGCGGCGTTCGCGCCCGGGGACGCAGGGGCACAGGCCCGGCTCGACGCGCGCTATACGGCCTCGCTGGCCGGCCTGCCCATCGGCGAGGGCACCTGGCAGATCGTGATCGGAGAGGGCGATTATTCGGCCACGGCCAAGGGCTCGACGACCGGCCTGATGAAAGCCTTCACCGGCGGTTATGGCCATACCATCACCCAGGGCACGCTACAGGCCGGTAAGCCGGTTCTGTCCAGTTACACGGCCAGCATCCAGTCCTACAAAAAAGGCAATGAAGTAAGCCTAAAAGTGGATGGCGGCGCCGTCAAAGACCTGAAGCTCGATCCTCCCGCTGAAACGGAGCCGGAGCGTGTCCCGGTGACCGAGGCCAGCAAGAGCGGCGTGCTCGATCCGATGACGGCGACCTTGGTGCGGATGACGGGCAATGGCGACGTCATGTCGCCGGAGGCCTGCCAGCGTAAATTGCCGGTGTTCGACGGGCGCCTGCGCTACGACCTCAATCTGGCCTTCAAGCGTATGGATCAGGTCAAGGCGGACAAGGGCTATGCCGGGCCGGTCGTGGTGTGCAGCGTCATCTTCACCCCGGTCGCCGGCTACATCCCCACCCGTGCGGCGATCAAATACCTCCAGGAACAGCGCAACATCGAGATCTGGCTGGCGCCGATCGGCGGCACGCGTGTGCTGGTGCCGTTCCGGATCGAGGGCCCGACGCCGGTCGGCCGCGCGGCTTTGGAAGCCGACGAGTTTGTCGTGACCGCGTTGCCGCCCAAGGAGCCGATCAAGGCCTCGATCAAGCCCAAAGAAAAAGACAAGCCGACCAAGGCGGCGGCGAGCGAGACCAAACCGACGCCGTGA